From a region of the uncultured Desulfatiglans sp. genome:
- a CDS encoding hypothetical protein (Evidence 5 : Unknown function) — translation MNLILTKDVLYLLSYVGVRPDGRAQRSAGPHLLSALQARGTAPAPDRASLNLERETGFEPATLSLEG, via the coding sequence GTGAACCTCATCCTTACCAAGGATGTGCTCTACCTACTGAGCTACGTGGGCGTTCGGCCCGATGGCCGCGCTCAAAGGTCGGCAGGGCCGCACCTCTTGAGCGCACTACAAGCCCGCGGCACCGCACCGGCACCTGATCGGGCTTCTCTCAATTTGGAGCGGGAAACGGGATTCGAACCCGCGACCCTCAGCTTGGAAGGCTGA
- the rpmG gene encoding 50S ribosomal protein L33 translates to MRDIITLACEQCKNKNYTTTKNKRKTPDKLAFKKYCAFCRTHTVHKETK, encoded by the coding sequence ATGCGAGATATCATTACCCTGGCCTGTGAACAGTGTAAGAACAAAAATTACACCACGACCAAGAATAAGCGGAAGACACCGGACAAACTCGCTTTCAAGAAGTACTGTGCGTTCTGCCGTACCCACACGGTGCACAAGGAAACGAAATAG
- a CDS encoding hypothetical protein (Evidence 5 : Unknown function) has product MPFQAHNANMQNKAGVGDRSLLALRTCVAPVPRTVISGPGTAKRAGLPDCAFSENTAHAVFGRSERFHGATVRRSFPTVNGGATLEVFCENRRFLVFERASAIKRGKFVGFFCFIGFEFVGVYH; this is encoded by the coding sequence TTGCCTTTTCAAGCGCATAATGCCAATATGCAAAATAAGGCCGGTGTCGGGGATCGGTCGCTTCTGGCCCTTCGTACTTGCGTTGCCCCGGTTCCCCGCACGGTGATATCCGGACCTGGGACGGCCAAACGGGCGGGTCTGCCGGATTGTGCCTTTAGCGAAAACACGGCTCACGCGGTTTTCGGCCGATCTGAAAGGTTTCATGGCGCGACTGTCCGGCGGTCTTTCCCGACGGTTAATGGAGGGGCAACATTAGAGGTATTCTGTGAAAACCGCCGATTTTTGGTGTTCGAAAGAGCTAGCGCCATAAAAAGGGGGAAATTTGTCGGTTTTTTCTGCTTTATCGGGTTTGAATTTGTCGGCGTTTACCATTAA
- the rplL gene encoding 50S ribosomal subunit protein L7/L12 (Evidence 2a : Function from experimental evidences in other organisms; PubMedId : 10094780, 3309338, 377281, 4573678, 773698, 8603708, 9298646, 9515737, 9600841, 9868784; Product type s : structure): MSDHITKQDVIDFIANMTVLELSELVKELEDKFGVSAAAPVAVAAAAPVAQAQEEAAEKTEFDVVLTAVGDKKIQVIKVVRAITGLGLKEAKALVDGAPSPVKEGVPKEEAENIKKELEENGATVEIK, from the coding sequence ATGAGTGACCACATCACAAAGCAGGATGTCATTGATTTCATCGCAAATATGACCGTTTTGGAGCTTTCGGAGCTGGTCAAGGAACTTGAAGATAAATTCGGTGTGAGCGCAGCGGCTCCGGTCGCTGTAGCCGCCGCCGCCCCGGTGGCCCAGGCCCAGGAAGAGGCGGCGGAAAAGACCGAGTTCGACGTGGTCCTCACCGCAGTCGGTGACAAGAAGATCCAGGTCATCAAGGTGGTGCGCGCCATTACCGGACTCGGACTGAAGGAGGCGAAGGCCCTGGTGGACGGGGCGCCCAGCCCGGTCAAAGAAGGTGTCCCGAAAGAGGAAGCCGAAAATATCAAAAAGGAACTGGAAGAGAACGGCGCGACTGTCGAAATCAAATAA
- the nusG gene encoding transcription termination factor (Evidence 2a : Function from experimental evidences in other organisms; PubMedId : 10383769, 1532577, 2137819, 7505669, 8422985, 9571053, 9600841; Product type f : factor), with the protein MELKWYIVHTYSGFENKVKRNLEERIKTLGQEDLFGRILVPTEQVVELKKGQKKTSSRKFYPGYILVQMILSDETWHTVMDTAKVTGFVGGGIKPSPIPDAEAEVILRQMEEGVSRPKPRFRFEEGDEVRVVDGPFSNFQGIVEEVKPDKEKLRVLITIFGRPTPVELDFIQVKKI; encoded by the coding sequence GTGGAATTGAAATGGTATATTGTACATACCTACTCGGGGTTTGAGAACAAGGTCAAGCGGAACCTCGAAGAGCGGATCAAAACGCTCGGGCAGGAGGACCTGTTCGGGCGGATTCTCGTTCCGACCGAACAAGTCGTCGAATTGAAGAAAGGGCAGAAAAAGACCTCTTCGAGGAAGTTCTACCCGGGCTATATTCTCGTTCAGATGATCCTCAGCGACGAGACCTGGCATACCGTAATGGACACGGCTAAGGTGACCGGTTTCGTCGGAGGCGGTATCAAGCCCAGCCCCATACCGGATGCAGAGGCAGAGGTAATCCTGCGCCAGATGGAAGAAGGGGTGAGTCGCCCCAAGCCTCGTTTTCGGTTCGAGGAAGGGGATGAGGTGCGGGTTGTAGACGGACCTTTCAGCAATTTCCAGGGCATTGTCGAAGAGGTCAAGCCTGACAAAGAGAAATTGCGCGTACTCATTACGATATTCGGACGGCCCACGCCTGTCGAATTGGATTTCATTCAGGTCAAGAAGATTTAA
- a CDS encoding Protein translocase subunit SecE (fragment), with translation MKTQEQIGKTDGGKAGAKTPVARGGAKKASDKTPRKERSITVYIQRARQFLREVKIELRKVKWPTRKELIASTSVVIVLVMIISFYLGLVDFGLIKIIKGIVG, from the coding sequence ATGAAAACCCAGGAGCAGATTGGAAAGACGGACGGCGGGAAGGCGGGGGCCAAGACGCCGGTCGCCCGCGGAGGGGCCAAGAAGGCATCGGACAAGACCCCGCGAAAAGAGCGGTCCATTACCGTCTACATTCAGAGGGCCCGTCAATTCCTTAGAGAGGTCAAGATAGAACTGAGGAAGGTGAAGTGGCCTACTCGCAAGGAGTTGATTGCCTCGACGAGCGTTGTCATCGTGCTGGTGATGATCATTTCCTTTTATCTGGGCCTCGTGGATTTCGGTCTGATAAAGATCATCAAAGGAATTGTAGGTTAA
- a CDS encoding hypothetical protein (Evidence 5 : Unknown function), with amino-acid sequence MVFLAHHGVNLHICLCGDLQVASAQTLDFLEID; translated from the coding sequence ATGGTCTTTTTGGCCCATCACGGCGTCAATCTGCACATTTGCTTGTGCGGCGACCTGCAGGTCGCCTCCGCGCAAACGCTTGATTTCCTGGAAATTGACTAA
- a CDS encoding hypothetical protein (Evidence 5 : Unknown function): MISRLDPVSNPEVVFLANLGVDLHVCFCADLQVASAQTLDFQCIGQTATRREAVGLSSRRV; the protein is encoded by the coding sequence ATGATTTCCCGGTTGGACCCTGTTTCCAATCCGGAAGTGGTCTTTTTGGCCAATCTCGGCGTCGATCTGCACGTTTGCTTCTGCGCCGACCTGCAGGTCGCCTCCGCGCAAACGCTTGATTTCCAATGTATCGGCCAAACCGCGACCCGCCGCGAAGCGGTGGGACTGAGCAGTCGAAGGGTGTGA
- a CDS encoding conserved hypothetical protein (Evidence 4 : Unknown function but conserved in other organisms): MVALAGGLAAFVLGVIGIFLWWEAFLHLLMGAVPVMLILGGALAAYLGFEEIKDKKAAESFDDSGSGLKSEVDSLKREIEDLKAEKKKLEDEGASAS; the protein is encoded by the coding sequence ATGGTCGCATTAGCTGGTGGATTGGCCGCGTTCGTGTTGGGCGTCATTGGGATCTTTTTGTGGTGGGAAGCCTTCCTTCATCTCCTGATGGGAGCAGTGCCCGTTATGCTGATTCTTGGCGGCGCCCTGGCAGCTTATCTCGGCTTCGAAGAAATCAAAGACAAAAAGGCCGCGGAAAGCTTCGACGATAGCGGTTCTGGGCTGAAGTCCGAGGTCGATTCCTTGAAACGTGAAATCGAGGATCTGAAAGCAGAGAAAAAGAAGCTCGAAGACGAAGGTGCATCAGCTTCTTGA
- the rplK gene encoding 50S ribosomal protein L11 (Evidence 2a : Function from experimental evidences in other organisms; Product type s : structure), which yields MMAKKIIGSVKLQVKGGQANPSPPIGPALGQHGVNIAEFCKAFNARTQDQMGTVIPVVITIYADRSFSFITKTPPASVLLKQVAKIAKGSSVPNKDKVATVTRQQIEEIARLKFEDLNAYDIDAAAKIIEGTARSMGINVGEA from the coding sequence ATGATGGCAAAAAAAATCATCGGTTCAGTGAAGCTTCAGGTAAAGGGTGGGCAGGCCAACCCGTCGCCTCCGATCGGCCCGGCCCTGGGTCAGCACGGCGTGAATATCGCTGAATTCTGTAAGGCCTTCAACGCGCGTACGCAGGATCAGATGGGTACCGTCATTCCGGTGGTTATCACCATCTACGCGGACCGCTCTTTTTCCTTCATTACGAAGACACCGCCGGCCTCCGTCCTTCTGAAACAGGTTGCAAAGATCGCCAAAGGGTCCTCCGTTCCGAACAAGGATAAGGTCGCTACGGTGACGCGGCAACAGATTGAAGAGATCGCCAGACTCAAATTTGAAGATCTGAATGCCTATGACATCGATGCCGCCGCCAAAATCATAGAGGGCACAGCGCGCAGCATGGGCATTAACGTAGGTGAGGCTTAG
- the ndk gene encoding Nucleoside diphosphate kinase yields the protein MERTLAIIKPDGVARQLVGTVIQRLEQEGICVAGMKMIRLTKAQAKGFYKVHEGKPFFDSVTDFMSSGPCVVMVLEGEDVIALYRKIMGATDFKKAAEGTIRRDFATDIEKNVVHGSDSPETAAFEIGYFFSAMEVG from the coding sequence ATGGAACGGACACTGGCGATTATCAAACCGGACGGTGTGGCGCGCCAACTTGTTGGCACGGTCATTCAGAGGCTGGAGCAGGAGGGTATCTGCGTGGCCGGAATGAAGATGATCCGTCTGACAAAAGCGCAGGCCAAAGGTTTTTACAAAGTCCACGAAGGCAAGCCCTTCTTCGATAGCGTCACGGATTTCATGTCCTCAGGTCCGTGTGTCGTCATGGTTCTGGAGGGCGAGGATGTCATTGCGCTCTACAGAAAAATCATGGGGGCCACGGATTTCAAGAAAGCGGCTGAGGGGACCATCAGAAGGGACTTCGCCACCGATATCGAGAAGAACGTCGTCCACGGCTCAGACTCTCCGGAGACGGCCGCTTTCGAGATCGGGTATTTCTTCAGCGCAATGGAGGTGGGTTAA
- a CDS encoding hypothetical protein (Evidence 5 : Unknown function) encodes MVAVGWDWDPCLSAHELHLTPYGADAAAARTLRHFGLSDGLYGSIPYGGEFAIRK; translated from the coding sequence ATGGTCGCAGTCGGGTGGGATTGGGATCCCTGTCTTTCGGCTCATGAGCTTCACCTGACACCATATGGCGCAGATGCAGCCGCAGCGCGAACGCTTCGGCACTTCGGTCTGAGCGACGGATTATACGGGAGCATCCCCTACGGTGGGGAGTTTGCAATCCGGAAATGA
- the tufB gene encoding protein chain elongation factor EF-Tu, possible GTP-binding factor (duplicate of tufA) (Evidence 2a : Function from experimental evidences in other organisms; Product type f : factor), translating into MSKKKFERTKPHVNVGTIGHIDHGKTTLTAAITKHLAKKGWADFVPFDAIDKAPEEKARGITIATAHVEYETQNRHYAHVDCPGHADYIKNMITGAAQMDGAILVVGADDGPMPQTREHILLARQVGVPSIVVFLNKCDMVDDEELIELVELELRELLSKYEFPGDDIPIIRGSALKALESDDPDSAEAKPIFELMEAIDSYIPAPVRDTDKPFLMPIEDVFSISGRGTVVTGRVERGVIKVGEEVEIVGIRDTTKTVCTGVEMFRKILDQGQAGDNIGVLLRGTKRDDVERGQVVAKPGSITPHTKFKAEAYILTKEEGGRHTPFFNGYRPQFYFRTTDVTGVVTLPEGIEMVMPGDNVSMEVKLITPIAMEKELRFAIREGGRTVGAGVISEIIE; encoded by the coding sequence ATGTCGAAGAAGAAGTTTGAAAGGACGAAGCCGCACGTAAACGTGGGGACGATCGGGCATATCGACCATGGGAAGACGACGTTGACGGCAGCGATCACGAAGCACCTTGCCAAGAAGGGCTGGGCGGACTTTGTTCCTTTTGACGCGATCGACAAGGCGCCGGAGGAGAAGGCGCGGGGGATAACGATTGCGACGGCGCACGTGGAGTACGAGACGCAGAACCGGCACTATGCGCATGTGGACTGCCCGGGTCACGCGGACTACATCAAGAACATGATCACGGGCGCGGCGCAGATGGATGGAGCGATACTGGTGGTGGGCGCGGACGACGGACCGATGCCGCAGACGCGGGAGCACATTCTTCTGGCGCGGCAGGTTGGCGTTCCGAGCATCGTGGTGTTTCTGAACAAGTGTGACATGGTGGACGACGAGGAGCTGATCGAGCTGGTGGAACTGGAGCTGCGGGAGCTTCTGTCGAAGTACGAATTTCCCGGGGACGATATACCGATCATCCGGGGGAGTGCGTTGAAGGCGCTGGAGAGCGACGATCCGGACTCGGCGGAGGCGAAGCCGATCTTCGAGCTGATGGAGGCGATCGACAGTTATATTCCGGCGCCGGTTCGTGATACGGACAAACCTTTCCTGATGCCGATCGAGGATGTGTTCAGCATATCCGGTCGGGGGACGGTGGTGACGGGGCGCGTGGAGCGCGGCGTGATCAAGGTAGGGGAAGAAGTGGAGATCGTTGGGATACGTGATACGACGAAGACGGTCTGCACGGGGGTGGAGATGTTCCGCAAGATTCTGGACCAGGGGCAGGCTGGGGACAACATCGGCGTGCTGCTGCGGGGGACGAAGCGGGACGATGTCGAGCGTGGTCAGGTGGTGGCGAAGCCCGGGAGCATCACTCCGCACACGAAATTCAAGGCGGAGGCTTACATCCTGACGAAGGAGGAAGGTGGTCGTCATACGCCGTTTTTCAACGGGTACCGGCCTCAGTTTTACTTCCGGACGACGGATGTGACGGGTGTGGTGACGCTTCCTGAGGGGATCGAGATGGTGATGCCCGGTGACAATGTATCGATGGAAGTGAAGCTGATCACGCCGATTGCGATGGAGAAGGAGTTGCGGTTTGCCATCCGTGAGGGCGGCAGAACGGTCGGCGCCGGCGTCATCAGTGAAATTATCGAGTAG
- the rplJ gene encoding 50S ribosomal protein L10, with amino-acid sequence MDKQQKEEFVAELQERLKKAQGSFLVNYQGLNVETLSKLRKDLREAGGEVQVVKNRLLKLASRDTESECMEKYMTGPSAVVLSYEDVVKGAKALVEFGKTAKQFSIKGGQISGRVMDEEGIKRLADLPAREVLLSQVLAAMQAVPAGFVRVLNGVMVQFMNVLKAIEEQKGESA; translated from the coding sequence ATGGATAAGCAGCAGAAAGAAGAGTTTGTCGCTGAACTGCAGGAACGCCTGAAGAAGGCTCAGGGTTCTTTTCTGGTAAACTATCAGGGTCTGAATGTGGAGACTTTGAGCAAGCTCAGAAAAGATCTCAGGGAAGCCGGTGGCGAGGTTCAGGTCGTCAAAAACCGGCTCCTCAAGTTGGCTAGTCGTGATACGGAATCGGAGTGTATGGAAAAATACATGACAGGACCGTCTGCGGTGGTGCTGTCTTATGAGGATGTCGTCAAAGGCGCAAAGGCACTGGTCGAATTCGGGAAGACCGCTAAACAGTTCAGCATTAAGGGAGGCCAGATTTCAGGCAGAGTCATGGATGAGGAAGGCATCAAGCGTTTGGCGGATTTGCCTGCGCGGGAGGTGCTCCTTTCCCAGGTTCTGGCTGCCATGCAGGCCGTGCCGGCGGGCTTTGTCAGAGTATTGAACGGTGTGATGGTTCAATTTATGAACGTACTGAAAGCAATTGAGGAGCAGAAGGGAGAATCCGCTTAG
- a CDS encoding hypothetical protein (Evidence 5 : Unknown function) encodes MGSLQSGNEDFSSHPSTAQSHRFAAGRGLADTLEIKRLRGGDLQVGAEANVQIDAEIGQKDHFRIGNRVQPGNHFRI; translated from the coding sequence GTGGGGAGTTTGCAATCCGGAAATGAGGATTTTTCTTCACACCCTTCGACTGCTCAGTCCCACCGCTTCGCGGCGGGTCGCGGTTTGGCCGATACATTGGAAATCAAGCGTTTGCGCGGAGGCGACCTGCAGGTCGGCGCAGAAGCAAACGTGCAGATCGACGCCGAGATTGGCCAAAAAGACCACTTCCGGATTGGAAACAGGGTCCAACCGGGAAATCATTTCCGGATATGA
- the rplA gene encoding 50S ribosomal subunit protein L1 (Evidence 2a : Function from experimental evidences in other organisms; Product type s : structure), with translation MGKKYRESLQKVDRQKKYAFEEALRTALECRFAKFDETVDVAVKLGVDPRHADQMVRGTVVLPHGTGKEVRVAVFAKGEKEKEALDAGADVAGADELVERIQKGWLEFDKAIATPDMMGAVGKLGRILGPRGMMPNAKLGTVTFDVGKAVKEIKAGKIDFKVEKAGIVHAPVGKASFGVEKLLDNLAAFFETIQRLKPSASKGTYLKTIAVATTMGPGFKVDPAYVKDLTSQ, from the coding sequence ATGGGCAAAAAATATCGTGAAAGTTTGCAGAAGGTCGATCGGCAGAAGAAATATGCCTTTGAGGAAGCCTTGCGCACTGCGCTTGAGTGTCGTTTCGCGAAATTTGACGAGACCGTCGATGTGGCGGTGAAGTTAGGGGTTGATCCTCGTCATGCTGACCAGATGGTGCGAGGAACCGTCGTGCTTCCGCATGGCACCGGGAAAGAAGTTCGGGTCGCGGTTTTCGCCAAAGGTGAGAAGGAGAAGGAAGCCCTCGACGCAGGCGCTGATGTGGCGGGCGCGGATGAACTGGTCGAGAGAATCCAAAAGGGGTGGCTGGAATTCGACAAGGCCATCGCGACCCCGGACATGATGGGAGCGGTGGGCAAACTCGGCCGCATCCTGGGTCCTCGGGGTATGATGCCGAATGCCAAACTCGGTACGGTGACGTTTGATGTCGGTAAGGCCGTAAAGGAGATCAAGGCCGGAAAAATCGATTTCAAGGTCGAGAAGGCCGGGATCGTTCACGCCCCCGTTGGAAAGGCATCGTTCGGCGTCGAAAAGCTTCTGGATAATCTGGCCGCGTTTTTTGAAACCATACAGAGGTTGAAACCTTCTGCAAGCAAAGGCACCTATTTGAAGACCATCGCTGTCGCGACAACGATGGGACCCGGTTTCAAGGTCGATCCGGCCTATGTAAAGGATCTGACAAGCCAGTAA